The DNA segment TCGAAGTACGCCAGCCGTCGTTCCATCGTCTCGGTGTCGTACGCGTCCACGCCGAGGCGCGACGCCGCCACGGTCGCCTCTATCGCGGCGTTGAAGCCCCGATTTATCGTCGGCACGGCCTCGCGCTCGACGGTCGATTCGACCGGGGTAAGCGTCCACTCCTCCCACCGGGTCCCACCGTCCTCGCCCGCGTCCACCCGTTCGACCTCGACCTCGGCCCACGCCGCCGCGCTCTCCAGCACCGGCGCGTCGACTTCGTGAATCGAGAGCGCGCTGTCGACGAACGTCACTGGGTCGTCGACGAACTGGACGTAAGCGCCGCCCTGTCGACGGAAGTTGCGGCGCGTCCGGGTGTTGCCCCACGTCCGGGCGGTGACCGGGTCGCCGTCCCCGTCGGGTGCGTGGAGTCCGAGCGCCGCGGCGTTCCAGCGGTCGTTCGGCCCGAGCGTCGTCACCACCGACTCGGTGACGCCGGCCAGTTCGACCGGCCAGTCACTCCCCGACTCGCCCTCGCTCACACCGACACCTCCCCGCGTTCGAGCGCGACGAACAGCGCCGCCGCCGCGATGTCGGCGGTCGTCCCGGGATTGACGCCGTCGGCCACGAGCGAGTCGGCGAACGCCGCCAGCAGTTCGGCGTCGCCTTCGAGCGCCTCCTGGGCCCGGACCCGGACGCTCTCTGCGACCTTCTTGCCGTGCTGTTTCGCGACGAGAGTGTCGGGTTTCCGCGAGAGGAGTTCGAGGTAGACCCGGGCGCCGCGGGCCGACAGCGGACCGTCGAGGTCGGCGAGGCGGTCGACCGCCCAGAAGGTGCGCTCGAACCCGTTCGTCCACTCGGCCGCCACGTCGTCCTCGTCGGCGCCGAGCGCGAGCACGTCCGAGAGGGTGACGCCCCGCTCCTTGACCGCCGGAATCGCGTCGCTACCCCGGCGAACGTCGAGCGCCTCGGCGTCTTCCGGTGGGTCGTCGACGAACACGTTCACGCGGTCGAACGCCCGGTAGAAGTTCGCGGCGTCCTCGACGGTGGTGTCCTCGACCACCGCGGTCGCTGCTTTCGGAGTGAGTTTCTCGTCGCCGCTCGTGCGCGCCGCGGCGCGCACGAGCGGCACGAGCAGGAGGAGCGCGCCGAACTGGGTGTTGCCGCCCTCCTGACGGCTCATCCCGGCGACCGCGCGCTCGAAGGCCTCGCCGACCGACGCGCCCTCGGCGGCCGCCCGCAGGCCAGCGCCCGACCCGACCGAGCCAGCGAGGAAGTGCTCGAACCGGAGGTCGGGGAAGTCCCGCTCGCGGTCGACGTTGCCGGGTTTCGGCGTCCCGGCGACTTCGAGCAGGAGCGCTAGCTGGGCGTTCTCTGCGGGGCCGAAGTCGGCGTCTGCGGGCGGGTTCACGGCGACACCTCCGGTCGCTCGGCGGCGAACCAGTCCTCGGTCGCGTCCCGAACACGACCGAGGACCGCGGGGTCGTCGCTCGGGCGGCCGACGCTCACCGCGTCGGCGCCGTAGGCTAGATACTCCCGGACGGTCGCCTCGTCGCGGACGCCGTTGTTGGCGACGACGAAGAGGTCGGCCGCATCGGCGACCTCGGCCACGACTCCCTCGGAGTCCATCGCGTCGACGTGGAGCACCCGCCCGCCCGCGTCGGCGACGACGCGGGCGGTTTCGGCGAGGTCGACGCCCGGCACTTCGGCACGAACCTTCACGCTGACGTCGGCGCCTTCGTCGGCCGCGGCCCGGACTTGCTCGGCAAGGCGGTCGGAGTCCCGGAGAAGGCCCTCGCCGGCGCCCGCGGCGCACATCTCGTCCTGCCGGCAGTGGGCGTTTATCTCCAGGACTGCGCCACGTTCGGCGCAGACGCGGGCGACCTCGCGGACCGGCTCGGGTGAGGCCGCACGGACGTTGAACCCCGGCCGGAGGTCGACGTCGGCGTCGGCGAGCGCGGCGAGTTGGCGGTCGACGAACGCGACGGGGTCGGCGGGCAGGAACTCCTCGCGGTCCCGGTCGACCATCTCGCGAGCGGCCTCGCGGGTCGGTTCGTCGAGCGCGATGCCGCCGAGGAACGCCGCGCCGACGTGTTCGTCGGCCGCGGCGGCCCACTCGGCGTCCGACCGCCCGCTGAGGCTGGCGAGCGCGACTCTGGGTTCGAACACTCAGACCACCTCCAGGGCGTCGGCGACGGCGCGCGCGACCCGCTCGGCGTCGCCGATGTCGTTCATCTCGGTGTCGGTCCTGACGACCGGTCGGTCGAGGTCGGTGCCGTCGTCGTCGTCCAGCACGAAGGCGTCGGCGAAGGAGTAAGCCTCGGCGACGCCCGCGGTCGAGGGGTCGAGTCCGACGCCCTCCATCAGTTTCGCGGCCGGCCCGGAGAACACCCGGTCCTCGACGAACGGCGAGACGGCGACGACCGTCGCGGCGTCGAGGGCGTCCCGGAGGCCGTCGACCGCCAGCATCGGGCCGATGCTCGTCACGGGGTTCGAGGGGCCGACGACCACCGGCCCCTCGCGAATCGCCCCGACCGCGGCCGGCGATGGGTCGGCCGACTCGCCGCCGCGGAACTCCACGTCCTCGACGTCGGGTTCTCCGCGGCGGCCGACCCAGAACTCCTGGAAGTGCATCTCGCCCTCCGGCGTGTGGACGATGGACGCCACGGGGTCGTCGCTCATCGGCACCACGTCGACCGCGGCGTCGAAGGCGTCGGCGAGGAGGCGTGTGACCTCCGTGAGCGAGCGCCCCTCGTCGAGCAGGCCGGTCCGGGTGACGTGGACCGCTCGGTCGCGGTCGCCGATCTCCATGAACTCCGCCACGCCGGAGAAGCGACGCCACCGGGCGATGCGCCGGCCCGACACTTGGGCGTCTTCGGGGAGATAGCGCGGACCGGGGTCGAGGCCCGCCGCGTCGGCCAGGGCGGCGAGTTCGTCGTGGGTTTCGGTGGTGTCGTCGGCGATACCCCACCAGCGCTCGCGGTCGAGCAGGCCGCCCTGCTGGAAGAGGACGGTGTCGATGTCGGGGCAGACGAGCAGGCCGCCGAGTTCGACGTCGTCGCCCGTGTTTCCGACGACGGTGGTGTCGGCCGTGTCGAACGCCGCCGTCGCGCCCTCCAAGAGCTTGGGGGTGCCGGTGCCCCCGGAGAGAAACGTGACCATACGCCGAGGTGCGGGTTCCGCGGGGTAAATGCTTGCGTTACCCGACCCGATTTCGCGCTCGCGTTACGTCGACCGGTTTCGCCACGTCTCGGTGTGGAGGACGACGTACGCGCTCTCGGGGTCGACGCGGTAGACGTACGCGACGTTCCTGTCGAGGTTGACGGTCACCTCCATCCGCACCAGCGTCCCGTTGGCGGGGACGTACCGGTAGACGTCGAGGCCGGGTTCGTCGCCGTTCGGCACGGCCGACTCGTCGTACGACAGCGCCAGCGACCGGACCCGGAGTTCGTCGCCCGGCGGCCGAACCCCGACGACCGCCGACGCCCGGGCCTCGCGGAACCGCTCGGCGTTGGCGGCCGAAACGCCGGCGGTCCGGCGTTCGATTCGGAGGGCGTCGACGGCCGACTTCGGACCGGAGACGATCACGTCGACGCCAAGCGACTCGTTGCCCACCGTCTCGACCACGTGACGGGTCGGGTCGGCGGTCGTCGTCGGCCGCGATGCGAGCGCGTCCTTCGCCTCGCCGAGCCACGAGGGCGCTTGCACGTCGGTCGAACCGACGTCCTCGTAGGCGAATCGCACGGCGAACGTTCGGTTCACCCCGTCGACGTCGGCCTCGACGCGGTAGGTGAACTTCCGCACCAGCCCCGAACCGTCGACGTAGGCGCATGCGTCGAGCGCGGTGACGTCCTCGGGGTCGAACCGGGTGACGTTCGCGTCGGGGTGTCGGACCTGGCTCAGGGAGGTGGCGGCGTAGACGCGAACCCGTTCGCCGTCGAGCGTCGTCGCGCCGTCGGCTTCGAACTCGAACGCGTCGACCACCGTCTCGGCCGACCGGTTCCGGTAGGCCTCGACGGCGTAGTCGTCGCCGGGTCGGTGGTACTTCACGGTGTCCCGCCCCGAGAGTTCGGTCCGGCCGTAGCGGTCGCCGGACGGCGACACGTACCTCGTCTCCGTTATCGTGCCGGCCGTCGTTTCGCGGAGGAACAGTTCGCCGTCGGCGTCCACGCGCGCCGTCCGGTTCAACGACAGCGTCTCCGTGGTGCCGTCGACCGACGAGGACAGCGACGCCGACCACCGACGGGTGAAGCTCTCGGCCGCCGCGAGCGCGTCGGCGTGGTCGGCGGCCAGTCGCCGGCCCGACGCCGAACCGTTCGCTCGGACCGCGGTCGTCGCCGTCGACGACGGCGACGACCCGGCGGTTTCGACCGTCGGCGTCGCGGTCGTCGTGTCCGTCCGGCCCGTCCCGCCGGTGCACCCCGCGAGGACGAGGCAGACGACGAGCATCGGTACAAATCTGCGTCTCGGACTCATCGACCGATTCGTCTCGCCCGCCGGACAAGTAACCGCGGGGCGAGTATCACCGGCGAGAATCCCGCGTCCGTCGGTTTTTATACGAAGGCGACGAAAACTGTAACATGAAGACCATCAAGGACAGCGTCCACGACCACATCGAGGTCGACGGCGTCGCTCGCGCCTTGCTGGACGCCCCTGCGGTCCAGCGACTCCGCCGCATCAAGCAACTCGGCCCCGCCCACCTCGTCTACCCCTCCGCGAACCACACCCGGTTCGAACACAGCCTCGGCGTGTACCACCTCGCCTGCGAGGCGCTCGCCCACCTCGGCATCGAGGGCAAGCGCGCGAAACGCGTCAAGGCTGCCGCCATCCTCCACGACGTGGGCCACGCGCCCTACAGCCACTCCATCGAGGACGTCCTCCACCGACACACCGGCAAGTACCACGACGACGTCCACGACATCCTCGCCGGGCAGGCGGTCGGCGACGTACTCCGGGACCACGACCTCGACCCCGACAACGTCGCCGACCTCATCGCTGGAGAGGGGAAACTCGGCCAGGTCGTCGCGGGCGAACTCGACGTCGACCGGATGGACTACCTCGTCCGGGACGCCCACCACACCGGCGTTCCGTACGGCACCATCGACCACTCCCGACTGGTCCGGGAACTCACCCTCATCGACGGCGAACTCGTCCTAGCGGAGGGCAACGTCCCGACCGCAGAGAGTCTGCTGCTCGCCCGCGCGCTGATGAACCCCACCGTCTACAACCATCACGTCACCCGCATCGCCCGGAGCGTCCTCCAGCGGGCGAGCGAGCGCCTCATCGCCGACTCGGACGTGACCGCCGAGCAACTCCGGCGGATGGACGACCACGACATGTTCGCGGCGTTCCGCCGGACGCCCGAAACCGCCGAGTACGCCCGACGGCTGAGCGACCGCGACCTGTTCAAGCGGGCCGTCTGGGCGGAACTGGGCGACGTGCCCGAGGAGGTGCTGACCGCCGACCACGACGCGATTCGGGCCTTCGAGCGCGACGTCGCCGACCGGGCGGGCGTCGACGAGGCCGAAGTCGTCCTGGACGTGCTCGGCCGGCCGACCATGACCGAATCCTCGACCCGTGTCATCGTCAACGGCGAGATTCGGCGCCTCGACCAGCAGTCGGCGCTGGTTTCGGCGCTCCGGGCCGTCCAGCGCGAGCAGTGGCGACTCGGCGTCTACGCGCCCGCCGAGAAGACCGACGTCGTGGGCCACGCCGCCGAGGACGTGCTCGGACTGGCGACCGACGGCGCGCTGGTCAGCGAGATTCGCACCCCCGGCACCCGGACGACGCTCGACGAGTTCTAACCGGAGCCGTGACGTTCGCGACGGACCGAGCTTTTTGCCGAGCGCGAGCGCACGTTCTGCCGACATGGAGACGTTCCGCAACGACACGCTCGCGAAACTCGACGACGGCGAACCGGTCCGGGGCGCGTGGCTCGCCTCGATGAGTCCGCGGGTCGCGGAGGTGCTCGCGCGGACCGACCTCGACTGGGTCGGCCTCGACGCCGAACACACGCCCGCGTCGGCCGAACGCATCGAATCCGCCGTCCGGGCGATCGGCGACGCCGCCACGCCCGTCGTCCGACTCCCGTCGGTCGAGGCCGCGGTCGACGGCGTCTGTAAGCGCGCGCTCGACTCCGGCGTGCAGGGCGTGATGATACCCGACGTCCGAACGCCCGAGGACGTCGAGCGCGCCGTCGGGGCCGCAAAGTTCCCGCCGGCGGGCGAGCGGGGCGTCGCCGGCACGACCCGGGCCAACGGGTACGGCGCGGCGTTCGACGAGTACGTCGAGCGGGCGAACGACGAGACGTTGGTCGCGATACAACTCGAATCGCGGGAGGTGATAGAGCGCGCCGACGAGTTGCTCGCGGTCGAGGGCGTCGACGTCGCGTTCGTCGGCGAGAACGACCTCTCGGCGTCGCTCGGCCACCCCGGCGAAACCGACCGCTCCGACGTGGTCGAGGCGGTCGACGCGGTGTTCGAGGCAGCACAGACGAACGGCGTCCACCCCGGAATTGCGGGACGGACTCCCGAGGACATCGCCGAGCGCGCCGACCGTGGGTTCCGGTTCTTCCTGCTCGGTGCGGACGTGAAGTTCCTGCGGGACGGACTCGAACCCTTCTTCTCGGGGTGAACCGCTCCGGAGGAGTGGGAAGCGCGACCGCACGGTGTCGGCCGGTCGAAACGCACCTCACTTTCGGCAGGCGTCACTTTCCTCCTGCGGTGAGTACCAGCAGTTGCGCCGCGAGCGAACGCAGTGAGCGAGCGGGCCAAGGAACCGTCGAAGAGGACGCCGAAGGCGTCCGACGAGGCGGTGACGCGGTGCTTTTGGTCCAGCTTTTGCCAGGGAGGAAACGCCGCTCCGCGGCGTTTCCGACCGCAGCAAAAGGTGGGGGTTCAAGGAGGCCCGAGCGCATGCTGGACATATGATAGTCGAGGGCACCGTCGTCCGCGGCCCCGAGTTCGAACCGGTCGAGGGACGGGTCGTGGTCGAGGACGGCGAAATCGCCGCGGTCGAGGAGGCCTCGGTCGACTCCTCGAAGGTCGTCCTGCCGGCGTTCGTCAACGCGCACACCCACATCGGCGACTCCATCGCCAAGGAGGCCGGCGGCGGCCTGAGCCTGGACGAACTGGTCGCGCCGCCCGACGGCCTGAAACACCGACTCCTCCGGGCGGCCTCCCGCGAGGAGAAGGTCGAGGCGATGCGGCGGTCGGTGCGGTTCATGCGGACGACCGGAACGAGTTCGTTCATGGAGTTCCGCGAGGGCGGCGTCGAGGGCGTCTACGCGCTCCAGGAGGCGGTCGACGGACTCGACGTCGAACCGGTCGTCCTGGGCCGCGAGACGGTCGACGCGATGGAAGCGGGCGACGGCTTCGGCGCGAGCGGCGCGCGCGACGCCGAGTTCGGCCGGGAGCGAAACGCCACCGCGAAGGCGGACAAACTGTTCGGCATCCACGCCGGCGAGCGCGACCCGACCGACATCAACCCCGCGCTCGACCTGAATCCGGACTTCCTGGTCCACGTGGTCCACCCCGAACCGCTCCACCTCGAACGCATCGAGGACCGCAGCGTGCCGGTCGTGGTGTGCCCGCGCTCGAACCTGGTGACCGGAGTCGGCACGCCGCCTATCGCGGAACTGGTCGACCGAACCACCGTCGCGCTCGGCACCGACAACGTGATGCTGAACAGTCCGTCGATGTTCCGCGAGATGGAGTTCGCGTCGAAACTCGCCGACGTGTCGGCCCGCGAGGTGCTCCGGATGGCGACGTACAACGGCGCGCGCATCGCCGGACTGAACTGCGGCGTCGTCGAGGAGGGCATGGACGCGAAGCTCCTCGTGCTGGACGGCGACTCCGACAACCTCGCCGGCGCTCAGGACGTGGTCCGGGCGGTCGTCCGGCGGGCGGGCGCCAGCGACGTCGAAGACGTAATCCTGTAGGCTCGCCGTCGGCTTCCGGGTCGGCGCACGGCGAACAGTTAAGGTGCGCGATATGCTACTAGTTATCGAGCCACATGTACGACCGGATACTCGTGCCGACCGACGGTTCGGCCGAGACGGAGCGGGCGGTCGCCCACGCCGCCGACCTGGCCACCGCGCACGACGCGGAACTGCACGCCGTCTACGTCGTCGACGCCGCGACGTTCGCGGGCCTGCCGATGGAGGCCTCGTGGGACGGCATCACCGAGACGCTCCACGGGGAGGGCGAGGCGGCCCTCGAGCGGGTCGAATCGATCGCCGACGACCGCGGCGTCGCGGTCACCACCCACCTGTTGGAGGGGTCGCCGAGCAAACGCATCGTCCAGTGGGCCGAAGGCGAAGACTGCGACCTCGTGGTGATGGGCACCCACGGTCGCGGCGGCATCGACCGACTGCTCCTGGGGAGCGTCGCCGAGCGCGTCGTCCGGGCCTGCAAGGTCCCGGTGCTGACGGTCCGGGTCGGCGACGACGAGGAGACGCCGACGGCGAGCGAGGCGAGCGCCGAAACCGAATCCGCCGTCGTCGAGTGAGTCAGGCCGGGCGAAGGTGCTCGCAGTCGCCCGCGAGGACCCAAACCTCTTCTCCGTCGTCCGTCTCGACCACGAGCGCGCCCGGCGAAACCACGTCGACGGCCTCGCCGACGACCGCACCGTCGGCGGTTTCGACCCGCACGCGCTGGCCGAGCGTCGCCGACCGCTCTCGCCAGGCGTCCAGAATCGAATCGGGGTCGCCCCGGAGTTCGTCGAACCGCTCCAGCAGTCGCTGGACGAAGATTCGGCGGTCCACATCGTCTTCATGCTCTCCGTCGCTCTCGCTCCGAGCGGAGCGCCGCGCGCGGCGCTCCGCTCGGAGACTGGTCGCGCCATCGGGGAGTGCCTCGGCGTCCAGGTTGGCGTTGACGCCGATTCCGACGACGACCCACGAGACGCTGTCGGCCTCGCCCTCCATCTCGGTCAGGACGCCCGCGAGTTTTCGGCCGCCGCGCTCGCCGGTGTCACCCACTAGAACACCGTCGGACCGAAGGTCCGACGAGCCCTCGTTCGGTCCACTCACGAGAACGTCGTTCGGCCACTTGATTTCGGCGGGGACGCCCGCCTCCCGGGCGGCGTCGGCGACCGCGACGGCGGCCGCTAAGGTCAACAGTGGCACGCGGGCGGGCGGCAGGGCCGGCCGGAGGACGAGACTGCACCAGACGCCGCCGCGCGGCGACGACCACTCGCGGTCGAGTCGACCCCGGCCGCCGGTCTGCTCGTCGGCCAGCACGGCGACGTCGCCCGCGCTCGCGACCGCGAGTTCGCGAGCGCGGGCGTTCGTGCTGTCGACCGAGTCGTGGTATTCGACGTCGAACGGCGCGTCCAGACCGAACTCGACCGCCGCCTCGCCGTACTCCGGGACGGCCGCCAGCGCGTAGCCGTCGGCCCCGCTCTCGACCTCGAAGCCGGCGTTGCGGAGCGCCTCGACGTGCTTCCAGACCGCGTTACGCGAGATTCCGAGCCGGTCGGCGAGCGCCGGTCCGGTGACGGGACCGTCGGCCAGGGCGGCGAGGACGGCCCGGCGAGTGTCGTTCATGGCCGCGAGTACCACCGGTCGGAACAAGAATGGCTTGCTTCCGCCGCGCTCGCGGTGCGTCCGTCGGCGACGGTTCGTCCCCGGCCGCGGCCCTCGTCACCCGGGCATCTCGGCGGCCGCGTCGAGGAGGTCCTCGACCTCTCGCCGGTCGATTTCGAGTTCCGTGGTTTCGGTCTCCTCGTCGTAGGCGACGATGCCGGCGCTCGCCAGTTGCGGGAGGTGGACGTGGTACAGCGACGCGTGGGCCTTCTCGTACTCGCGTTCGGAGTCGTCGGGCGACGAGAGGTGGTCGGCGATGTCCGAGACGGAGGCCCGCCGGTCGCGTTCGAGCAGATAGTCGACCGTCTCGCGGCGGTCGGCCTCCGAGAGCGCGTGAAGCATCTCGTCGGTGATCGCGGTCGTCTGTGCGTCGGCTTCGGTCAGTCCGGTGTCGGCTATCGTGCGTTCGTCACTCATGGTATCGGGGAGCTGGTGTGTTCGTCGACGAGAGCGGTGGTCGAACGAGTGTACCCCAACCTCGCACGGAAGTCCAGTAAGGATTGAGCATGAATAAAGAGGCGATTTAAGTACCGACCGGGCGTCTCGGCGGGCGAGCGCCGACCGTCCCTTGACTACGAAAGCGACGTCGGCCGTACCGCCGTCGACGGCGGGTCGGCCGATTCGCGGCGGTTGGCCGCCAATCGGCCGGAACGGGAAATCGACAGATGAGAAAATCGACCGGGAAAGAGAGTCGGCCGAATCAGTCGATGACGATGAGCACGTCGCCCATGTCTACGCTGTCGCCCTCGGAAACCGCGACCTGGGTGACCGTGCCGCCGCGGTTGGCGACCACGTCGTTCTCCATCTTCATCGCCTCTAGCACGCAGACGACGTCCCCGGAGGCCACCTCGTCGCCCTCCTCGACCTTCACGTCGAGGATGGTGCCCTGCATCTCGGCGGTGACGCTCTCGCCTTCACCCTCGGCGGCGGCGGTCTCCTCGCTCCCGCCGTCGCCGCCCGCAGGCTGAGGCTTCTGGCCACCACTTGCGCCGGCGTCCCCGACGGGAATCGCGGCCGCGCCGCGCTCTTCGAGGTCGACCTCGAAGCGCTTGCCGTTGACCTCGACGGTGAACTCACGCTCGACGACCTCCTCGTCGTCGCCGGCCGTCGACTCGGTGTCGGTGCCCCACTTCTCCTGGGCCTCGTCGATGCGCTCGGGGTCGAGCGTGTGGTCGAGGTACTTCGTGGTGTGGGTGCCGGTCACGAACGCCTCGTCGGTCAGCATCAGGCGGTGGAACGGGACGATGGTCGGGATGCCCTGGATGTCGTACTCGGCGAGCGCACGCTTCGACCGGGCGATGCACTCCTCGCGGTCGGAGGCGTGAACGATGAGTTTCGCGATCATCGAGTCGTAGTCGGTCACGAGGTCGTCGCCCTGCCGGAGCGCGTCGTCGACGCGGACGCCGATGCCGCCCGGCGGGTCGTAGGTCGTGAGTTTGCCGCCGGTCGCGGGCGCGAAGTCCTCGGCGGCGTTCTCGGCGTTGATGCGGAACTCCATCGCGTGGCCCTCCAGTTCGACGTCGTCCTGGGCGAAGGCCAGTTCCTCGTCGGCGGCGACCCGGACCTGCCACTTCACGATGTCGATGCCGGTCAGCATCTCGGTGACGGTGTGCTCGACCTGGATGCGGGTGTTGACTTCGAGGAAGTAGAAGTTCGCGTCGGTCCCGAGGAGTTCGCCGTCCTCGCGGTCCGGGTCGTCCTCCACGAGGAACTCGAAGGTGCCGGCGTTGTAGTAGCCCGCGGCGTCGGCGCCCCGGCGGGCCGCCTCGCCGATCTGCTCGCGGAGTTCGTCGGTCAGTGCGGGCGACGGCCCCTCTTCGATGACCTTCTGGTGGCGGCGCTGGAGCGAGCAGTCCCGCTCACCGAGGTGGCGGACGTTGCCGTGGTGGTCGGCGATGATCTGGACCTCGATGTGGCGGGGGTTCTCGAGGTAGCGCTCGAGGTAGACGTTGGCGTTGTCGAAGTACGCCTCGCCCTCGCGCTTGGCGGATTCGAGTTGGTCCTCGGCCTCCTCGGGGCCGCGGACGACCTTCATGCCGCGGCCGCCGCCGCCGCCCTCGGCCTTGATGGCGACCGGGTAGCCGTGCTCGTCGCCGAACTCCTTGACTTCCTCGGGGTCCTCGACGGGGTCGGTCGTCCCCGGGACGATGGGCACGTCGGCCTCGCGCATCGTCTTACGGGCCTTGGTCTTCTCGCCGAGTTGCTCCATCGAATCGCTGGTCGGGCCGATCCACTGGACGCCGTCGGTCGCTTCGACGGCCGCGGCGAACTCGGCGTTCTCCGCGAGGAAGCCGTATCCGGGGTGGATGGCGTCGGCACCGGCCTTCTGGGCGGCCTCGATGACCGCGTCGTGGTCGAGGTACGAGTCGGCCGCGCGGGCCGGTCCGACGTTGTACGCCTCGTCGGCGTAGCGGACGTGTCCGGAGTCCTTGTCGGCCTCGCTGTAGACGGCGACGGTGTCGATGCCCAACTCCTCGCAGGCTCGCATGACGCGAACCGCGATTTCACCTCGGTTGGCGACCAGAACCTTGTCGAACATTCGTACGGGAACATATTCCAGAAGGCTACCTCATTCTGTCGGTTCACGCCAACTGAACCGAGACGTTCGTCCACTTCGAATTCGGAGTCGGTTGACCGGCCCGGAAAGCCCCGAGATGCGGGACGCGAAGCGCGGACTGTGAGGGCGTGAACGCGTGACGTGCGACGCCAAACCGCGACAGGGCGCGAGGAATCCGACGAGACCGAAACCCGGGACAAAGCACTTACCGGCCCGCCGAGGAGGTCGAACCAACGACGGTCAAACGATGACGAGACGACTCCGAATCGGCGGCGCCGGCGCGCTGAGTGGCGGCGCTCTGCTCGCACTCGTCCCCGCGCTGGACGGCGCGTACCCTGGATACGTCGCCGCCGTGGCGCTGGCGTCGCCGCTGTTGCTCGTCGGCGCGACGGCGCTCTACCTTGAACATCGAACCGTGCTGAGTCACCCCGAGGAGGTCGGTTTCGGCGCACTCGCGCTCGGTCTGCTCGTAGTGACCGCGGCGGCCGTCGTCTACGCGGCGGCCGGCGGCGGAAGCGTCGCGGTCGGTTTCGTCGTCGGACTCC comes from the Halorussus vallis genome and includes:
- a CDS encoding DUF7344 domain-containing protein; the encoded protein is MSDERTIADTGLTEADAQTTAITDEMLHALSEADRRETVDYLLERDRRASVSDIADHLSSPDDSEREYEKAHASLYHVHLPQLASAGIVAYDEETETTELEIDRREVEDLLDAAAEMPG
- a CDS encoding acetyl-CoA carboxylase biotin carboxylase subunit, with protein sequence MFDKVLVANRGEIAVRVMRACEELGIDTVAVYSEADKDSGHVRYADEAYNVGPARAADSYLDHDAVIEAAQKAGADAIHPGYGFLAENAEFAAAVEATDGVQWIGPTSDSMEQLGEKTKARKTMREADVPIVPGTTDPVEDPEEVKEFGDEHGYPVAIKAEGGGGGRGMKVVRGPEEAEDQLESAKREGEAYFDNANVYLERYLENPRHIEVQIIADHHGNVRHLGERDCSLQRRHQKVIEEGPSPALTDELREQIGEAARRGADAAGYYNAGTFEFLVEDDPDREDGELLGTDANFYFLEVNTRIQVEHTVTEMLTGIDIVKWQVRVAADEELAFAQDDVELEGHAMEFRINAENAAEDFAPATGGKLTTYDPPGGIGVRVDDALRQGDDLVTDYDSMIAKLIVHASDREECIARSKRALAEYDIQGIPTIVPFHRLMLTDEAFVTGTHTTKYLDHTLDPERIDEAQEKWGTDTESTAGDDEEVVEREFTVEVNGKRFEVDLEERGAAAIPVGDAGASGGQKPQPAGGDGGSEETAAAEGEGESVTAEMQGTILDVKVEEGDEVASGDVVCVLEAMKMENDVVANRGGTVTQVAVSEGDSVDMGDVLIVID
- a CDS encoding biotin--[acetyl-CoA-carboxylase] ligase, with the protein product MNDTRRAVLAALADGPVTGPALADRLGISRNAVWKHVEALRNAGFEVESGADGYALAAVPEYGEAAVEFGLDAPFDVEYHDSVDSTNARARELAVASAGDVAVLADEQTGGRGRLDREWSSPRGGVWCSLVLRPALPPARVPLLTLAAAVAVADAAREAGVPAEIKWPNDVLVSGPNEGSSDLRSDGVLVGDTGERGGRKLAGVLTEMEGEADSVSWVVVGIGVNANLDAEALPDGATSLRAERRARRSARSESDGEHEDDVDRRIFVQRLLERFDELRGDPDSILDAWRERSATLGQRVRVETADGAVVGEAVDVVSPGALVVETDDGEEVWVLAGDCEHLRPA